One Heyndrickxia oleronia genomic window, CATAAAATGGTAACTGATAAAAAGTAAGAGCTAACAAAATAATCAACACAACAAAAATTATACGAGTCCATATTTTACGTTTCATTCTCTTTATTCACCTTCCATTCCTCTATCATTTGCCTTATTTCTGGGATGAATTTTTTCGTTTCCTCTTCTCCTATCTTAATGATTTCTTCGATATTTGTAAAAGCACGTGAATCATAGTGTGAAGCATCTGGTTGAATAAAGATATCTGATGCACCCTCATGATTAGCCAAAGCCTCCATTTGAAGGATATCAATACTCTGCATAATCACATCATAAATATTTGTGATTTCAGCATCCTTTTTCACTCTGGAAACATCTACACCGATTATAATATCTGATCCCATCTCTTTAACTACAGATATGGGAACACGATCAATAACTCCACCATCAACTAATAAACGATCATTCACCTTTTCTGGAACAAATATTCCCGGAATTGATAAACTTGCACGAACTGCATCGGCAATTGGACCTTGTGCGAAAACAACTTTCTCTCCTTTGATTAAATCGGTAGCGACTACTTGAACAGGAATTTGTAAATCCTCCAAATTTTTATTATGCGTAAATGTTTTTATTAAATCCTTTACCCTATTCCCGGCAATAAACCCCATTTTTGGGATGGTAAAGTCTAAATAGTATTTACGTTTAAAAGCGGTAGAAATTTTTATTAGTTGTTCCATACTATGTCCAAAACTATAAAAAACAGCAACGAGTGCTCCCATACTGCTTCCTGCAAGATAATCAATAGTTATCTTATTTTCTTCTAAAACTTTTAGCACACCTAAATGAGCAAATCCGCGCGCCCCACCGGAACCTAATGCTAAGCCTATTTTTGGTTTCATCACCGATATCCCCCCAATTAAAGGATCATATTTTTCTATTAAATTTTCACTGTTCCTTACATATTATGGTCTAAAATATTTCTCTATGAGTATATTGAGTTATATGAGGACAAGTATAAATGTAATATCAATAGGGGAGGAACAAAGCTTGATACTGTCAAAACTTAAAACGATATTCTTAGCTTCAGGGGCAACTTTAATGGCTATATCCATGATTATCCTTCCTGAACAAACATTTGGAGCATCAGTAAGAGGCTTAAAAATTTGGTGGGAAACGGTGTTCCCTTCTCTTTTTCCCTTTTTTGTTATTTCTGAATTACTAATCGGCTTTGGTGTCGTGAAATTTATCGGTGTTATCCTAGAACCTCTCATGAGACCATTATTTAGGGTTCCAGGTGTTGGTGGTTTTGCGTGGGCAATGGGGATGGCTTCAGGGAATCCCGCAGGAGCTAAGATCACTGCACGATTGAGGCAAGAAAAACAGCTTTCAAAAATTGAAGCAGAAAGACTCGTTTCCTTTACAAATTATTCAAGTCCTTTATTTATCTTCGTTGCTGTATCTGTTGGTTTTTTTCACGATAAGAACTTAGGAATTCTTTTTGCGATTGCTCATTATTTAGGAAACTTTTTTGTTGGCATCATCATGAGATTTTATGGATATTCACGATATGAACGTATGACAGCAAAGAAAAGGAAATTTCCAATTTGGGAGGCAATTCGTGCCCTACATAAAACTAGGATAGAAGATAAAAGACCAATTGGTAAATTACTCGGTGATGCAGTCACATCATCCATACATACATTGCTCATGATTGGTGGAT contains:
- a CDS encoding patatin-like phospholipase family protein, with amino-acid sequence MMKPKIGLALGSGGARGFAHLGVLKVLEENKITIDYLAGSSMGALVAVFYSFGHSMEQLIKISTAFKRKYYLDFTIPKMGFIAGNRVKDLIKTFTHNKNLEDLQIPVQVVATDLIKGEKVVFAQGPIADAVRASLSIPGIFVPEKVNDRLLVDGGVIDRVPISVVKEMGSDIIIGVDVSRVKKDAEITNIYDVIMQSIDILQMEALANHEGASDIFIQPDASHYDSRAFTNIEEIIKIGEEETKKFIPEIRQMIEEWKVNKENET
- the ylbJ gene encoding sporulation integral membrane protein YlbJ, with the translated sequence MILSKLKTIFLASGATLMAISMIILPEQTFGASVRGLKIWWETVFPSLFPFFVISELLIGFGVVKFIGVILEPLMRPLFRVPGVGGFAWAMGMASGNPAGAKITARLRQEKQLSKIEAERLVSFTNYSSPLFIFVAVSVGFFHDKNLGILFAIAHYLGNFFVGIIMRFYGYSRYERMTAKKRKFPIWEAIRALHKTRIEDKRPIGKLLGDAVTSSIHTLLMIGGFIILFSVMNRLLYHLHITALLASVIEHFFAILHFPKLLSIPFISGLFEITIGSDLISRVKESTLFQQAILTSFILGFGGFSIQAQVASILAQTDIRFKPFFIARIFHGIFAAVITIFIWEPVYIKLRETFNPSVTLPVFGQDQQGILEYLYHLSVQLGPLITITSLIIYILIYQRSLFSNQKK